A window of Macrococcus sp. 19Msa1099 genomic DNA:
TTTAATCAGACTTAAAAATGTATTACCAAGTGCAGGAATAGATACACGTATCGCCTGTGGTAAAACGATGCGTTTCATCGTCATCCATTCACTCATACCGATAGAATATGCAGCTTCTTTTTGACCCTCTGGAATCGATAGAATACCACCCCGAATAATTTCAGAGGCATAAGCTCCAACGTTTAAACTGAGTCCAATTATTGCAGCAACAACAGGTGCAATATTCAGCTTAATATCAGGATTTCCCGTAATAAGTCGTCCAACTTCTGGAATACCATAGAAGATAATGAACAACTGTACAAGCATAGGTGTACCACGAATAATCGAGACATAGATTCTGGAAATACTTCGCGCGAACTTGTTACGTGACACACGCATCAATGCAGTGATGATCGCTATGATTAGCCCGATTATAAACGTTGCAATAGTAATAGGGATTGAGTATTTTATCAATCCCCATAACATCGGTTCGAAAGCTTGTTTCGCTGCATCTAATGCGTGGAGCTGTTCTTCATTAAGCTTTAGAAACATCTTCACCAAACCATTTCTTACTTATTTTTGTTAATGTACCATCTTTATGCAATTCATCTAATGCTTTATTAACATCCTCTATTACTGTCTTATCTGTCTTCTTAGTGAATACAAATCCTGACTGGCTCTTCTCAGCATCACCCGTAATCAGCTTAATATCAGCTGTTTTCTTTTGTTGCTGATAATCAAGGACTGATAATTTATCATTGAAAGTTCCTTCCACACGATTTGATAATACCATTTCTATCGCCTGGTTAAATCCTTCTACTGAAGTAATTTCAGCGCCTTTATCTTTCGCTAGCTTACCGTAGTTTGAAGTCAACGTCTGAGCAAGTTTCTTTCCTTTAACGTCATCAAATGACTGGATTGAATCGTTATTTTTACGAACGACTAATACGCCCTCAGAATACGTATATGGTTTAGAGAAGTTGTATTTATCTTTACGTTCTGCATTGATTCCGACTTGGTTTGCTATCGTATCAAAACGCCCTGAATTTAATCCCGAGAACATTGAATCCCACTGTGTTTCAACGAACTTAACCTTATAACCCGCTTTTTTCGCTACTGCTTCAGTAACTTCTACATCATATCCCGTTAACTTTCCATCTTTGTCATGGTATGTAAATGGTGCATATGTTCCTTCAGTGCCCACTGTCAGTGTCTTACCATCTTTCTTTGAACCCTCTTCACTGCTGCCACATGCGGCAAGCACAAATAACAACGCCGTCAATACTATAAATAATTTTTTCATTTCCATCCTCCTATTCATATCAATTTACTCAGAATAAATTTTATTTTATACTATTTATAATTTAAGTCAACAAATAGCTACCGAACTACTCGGATTAATTCTGTTTTAAACACTGAATCGTTTCATCATCAAGTCTACTCAGTAGCGCAAGCATACCATCGCGCGCCGCTTCATAATCACGAATATCAAATATCGTATGATTGGAATGAATATAACGTGCAGGGACTCCTACTACCGCTGTCGGCACACCTTCATTCGAAATATGAATCTGACCCCCGTCTGTTCCACCCGGAGACTGATAATATTGGTAATTGATATTATGTGCTTCATATGTTTCTTGCATCAATGTCTTGAATGATGGCTTTAATATCATTGTGCGGTCGATGATTCTCAGTAACGTGCCAGCTCCAAGTCGTCCATTATCGCTGCTACTTCCAGCCATATCATTTGCGGGCGAACAGTCTACAACAAATGCAACATCCGGCTGAATCATATTTGCTGCAGGTCCTGCGCCACGTAAACCTACTTCTTCCTGCACATTCGCCCCGATATATAGATCAAAAGGAAGCGCAACGTCCTTCAACCGTTCCATCACATCTATAATTATGGTACATCCATAACGATTATCCCACGCTTTACATAAGAAACGGTGATCCGTTAACTGCTTAAATTCAACTTCAGGTACAATCGTATCCCCGGGCGCTATCCCCATTTCATTGACCATCTCTTTATTCTCAGCACCGATATCCAGCATCATATCTGAAATTTGTGGTGTCCCTTCATTTCCTGTTCTGAAGTGTTTCGGCAGGCTTCCAATGATTCCAGTATATTCTTTCCCATCTCGAGCTAATACTTTCATACGCTGTGCCTGCAGTACATCTTCAGGCCATCCGCCAAGCGGTGTGAACTTAAGCATGCCATTATCGGTAATATGTGTCACCATAAATCCAACTTCATCCATATGTGCAGCAATCATTACTTTCTTAGCATCTGGATTTGCACTCTTCTTTAAGAAATACACACCACCGAGCCCGTCCTGCAGTACTTCATCTGCATATGCTGTCAGTCTTTCCTTTAAATAGTCGCGCACTTGATATTCATGTCCAGGTGCCCCATGTAATTCTGTTAATGTTTTGATCGTTTCCATTATCTTTGTCATGATTGTTCTCCTTTATGTTAAAATATTTTATAAATGGAGGGATATTATGAAAAAACGTTATCTGCTTATCATTCCTGTAATCATCGCTTTACTTTATATGTCGAAAGATCGTATGACAATGAAGCATCCTAAAAAGGTACTCGACCAGACGAAACATGCATATAAGGATGTGACAGGTTCAGCAATCAACTATACCCCTGAAAAGATTCATAAGTTTGGATCTATCACACACGTCTATCGGGGGATGATCAATACGAAGACCACGACTTATGAATTTATCGCTGATTGTTATAGTGGTGAACTCATAGATGTGTTTGAAATTCAGTCGCTTTAATCTACAGCATTCTCCTTTAAATATGAGAATGCTTTTTCTATTGCTGCTAACCCCTGTTCAAGCTTCTCTTCGCTACACGCAACATTTAGTCTGAAGTGCGTGCTCTCGGTCAGTTCATAGGTGTTCCCGATACCTACAGCGATACGCCCGATATTCTGCAGCGCATCCTGAACGTCCATTTCACTGAACCCACTCGCTTCAAAGTTAATCCATGCAAGAAACGTACTATGTGGTCTACGGAATACAAGGACGTCACTCAATCGCTCGTTAATGAATGTCTCTACTTTAATCATATTTGATTCAATATGTTCATTAAGTGCATCTACCCACGGGCCACATTCCATATAAGCTGTACGAATTGCAGTGAGCCCTAGTATATTCGGAGAACTTATACCATAGACACTTCCTATCTTCGTCTGCAGCAATTCACGCATATAGCTGTCCTTCGTTATATAATAGGCATGAGGAATGCCTGAAATATTAAATGTCTTCCCGAGACACGTTGTAACAACCATCTTGTCATACTGAGACATATACTTAACCAGTGACTGATGTTTACCATGACGAACGAAGTCCATATGAATTTCGTCAGATATAATATAGACATTATGCTTCTCACAAATCTCGATGATCTTTAAAATCTCTTCTTCGGTAAACACCTTACCTGTCGGATTATGTGGATTACAGAACAGGAACACTTTGTTCTGAGGCATCTGACATAAATATTCAAACTGAACAAAATCCATCGAATATTGATCTTCATCATCATACAGATCACAGCCAACGATCATACGTTTATTTCCATTGATTAAATTTAAGAAGTTATTATATGAGGGGATGTTAACGATAACACCATCCCCTTCATTTGTTACACTGCGAATCACTTCAGTAACTGTGAATAACACGCTTGGGGCATATGCGAGATCCTGCTTTAATACATTGAGATCAAAACGTGTCTTGTACCAATGACGAACCGGCTGATAGAACTGATCGTTATTCCAGTTTGTATAGCCGTATATCGGATGACTTAATCGCTCCTGTAACGCATGTATTATTGTTTCTGGAACAGCAATATCCATATCCGCTATCCAAAACGGCATTAAATCTTTACGCTGATAAACTTTAGACAGCATTTCATGAGCAACTGCATTCGTTGTACTACGGTCAATCACTCTATTAAAATCCATAACATCTCCTCCTGTTAATTCGAATTCCTTAATAATAGTCTACATGAAATGTAACAATAAAAAAAGAAACATTAGTAAGATGCGCTATAAAGTCATCTTACTAATGCTTCTTAAAATCGAGCTTCTAATCGATTAATTCTAAATCCTTTATTCGAGAACTTATCTTCATATTCCGTACGAATATTATCAACAGGTTCATTATCATGCAGATTCAAATTAATATTTTTCAGCTTCATGCCGTAATGGCTCATACTCTCGATCGAATATTCAAATAACGCCTGATTATCAGTCTTGAAATGAATTTCACCATCTTTATTTAAAATAGTTTCATAAACTTTAAGAAAATTCTCATGCGTCAGTCTGCGCTTTGCGTGACGTACTTTAGGCCATGGATCTGAGAAGTTAAGATAGATTCTATCAATCTCACCCGCATTAAAGATTTCTGTCAGCTTTTCGGCATCTACTGTTAACAGGCGTAAGTTTCTAATATTTTGTTCCACTGCTTTTTCTACGATACGAATCATGACATTCTTATCACGTTCGATACCAATATAATTAATCTCCGGGTGCGCTTTAGCCATCTCCGTAATAAAACGGCCCATACCGCTTCCGACTTCGATATGTATCGGCTGCACTTGTTCAAACCAGTCAACGATGTGATCTTTTCGAGCAAGGTCGATACTTACAATATCCTCGTGCTGCAGAAGAAAATCTTCAGCCCACGGTTTATTTCTCATTCTCATAGTGCTACTCCTTTAAATAAAACGATTCAAATTTAATACATCATCTAAAAATTTCAGCCAGTCATTCAAATCATGATAGCGACTCTTCTCTTCGTACCATTCAATCATTGCAATCGCCTGAATGATGGTATACCACTTCATGCGCTTTTCCAGATCCAGTGTGTATTCAATACCATAAGTTGCAAGCCAAGATTGCCAGTCGATGGTATCACCATAAGTATAAAGAATCATACCGATATCTATCGCCGGATCTGCAATCATCGCACCTTCCCAGTCAACAAGAAAGAGTTCATCCTGATCTGATAAGAGCCAGTTATTATGATTGACATCCCCATGACATACTGTATAGAACTTGCGCTCTAGCTGCGGCATATGCTCTTCCAGATAGATCAGCGCTTTACGGACAGTATGATGTGTTAATACGTTGCGAGATAATGAGGAATTGATCTTATTAAGCAATAGCTCTGGATCCATCGGTTTCATCTCAAGTCGCTTGAGCATATTAAGTAATGGTTTCGAACGATGAATCTTCTTCAGCAGTAGTGCAACACGTTCGGATTTCATTTCCATGTGCGTCAGACTTCGCCCATTCTTCCAGTGCTGTGCTGTTACGACTTCACCTGTCTCTATTCTCTTCGTCCATACAAGTTTCGGTACGATACCTTCAGCAGAAAGTGCAGCAAGAAACGGAGAGGAGTTACGCTTTAAGAAAAGCTTTCTGCCGTCTTGTTCTGCCATGTATGCTTCTCCAGATGCGCCGCCAGCGGAATCTAATGTCCAACCTAGCTGATAGAAATGTTCCAACGTGTTTCACCTCCTGTTTCAAGAAAAAAGAAAAGGCACGAGAAAAAATCTCTTGCCTTATTCATTCCGATCAAATTAATGTCTTACTTAAATTTTATATCCTTTTCTCTATTAATTCAAGTATTACTTTAAGTCATATGATGAACTTTTACTTAAGCTGACTATGCCTCTTCTACACAAACTGAATGTATTGCTTCCAGATAAATTGCTGTAGCATCGAATAATTGCTTTTTAGTGATGTATTCATTTTTCTGGTGCATCAGATCTTCTGAATCTTTAAACATAGCACCAAACGCAACACCTTTTTCCATTGTACGGGCATACGTTCCGCCACCAATCGTATAAGGTTCTGTCATATCCCCTGTCTGATTGCGATAAGCTTGTAGTAGCTTCATTACAAATGGATCGTTTTTATCGACATAATGCGGTACTTGATGTTTTGTCACTTCAATTTCAAAGTATGGTGCCAATGTCTGTGAAAGTTTATCAATCTCTTGGTCGAATTCAAAACCATTAGGATAGCGTAAGTTGACACCATATACACCACCATCCACATCAGTATAGCTGATGATACCGATATTCGTTGTTAACTTCCCTAATTCTTCTGTCTCGATTGCAACATCCAGCTTTTCTCCAAAGTGAGAATCAAATAATTTATCATCACCTAATGCCACGAATGCTTTCGCTTTCTTATCCAGATCCAGCGTATTTAAGAAGTGGATTAAATACAATCCTGCATTGATACCTTTGAACGGCTCCATACCATGCACAGATTTCCCTTCTATTTCTAATTTCAGCTGACCATTATCTACATAATGCTTTCCTTCAAGGCTGTAGTCCTTTAGGAATCCTTCGAAGCTCTGTATAACATATGCCATCTGTTCATTGACACTTAACTGCGCCTCAGCATGATCAGGTACCATATTGTAACGTTCACCTGATTTTAAAGCTTTCAATACGACTTCTGGTGTCTTTTCACTTTCCTCATCACTTGTCTGAATGATATCAAATGATGAGAACCCTTTTTCACCATGGATTAACGGAAAGTCCGCGTCAGGTGCGATACCTAAATCAGGCATCGGCTCAGTTTCAAAATAGCGATCTGTACATTTCCACTCTGATTCTTCATCCGTACCGATAATGATATGTATACGTTTCTTCCAGTCTACTTGCATATCTTCTAAGATCTTCACTGCATAGTAAGCAGCAATTGTCGGTCCTTTATCATCTAAAGTTCCACGTGCAATGATTCGGTCTTCAGTAACCGTTGCATTAAATGGATCTGTATCCCAGCCACTGCCTTCAGGTACAACATCGACATGCCCTAAGATACCGAAGATTCTTTCTCCTTTACCCGCTTCAATACGTCCAGCGATATGATCAACATCATGCGTATTGAATCCATCGCGCTGTGCTAATTTGTACATGTAATCCAGCGCCTCACGTGGTCCCGGACCAACAGGATGCTCTTCATCTGCCAGACTATCATCGCGAACACTGCGAATATTGAGAAGTCCTGTTAAGTCTTCAATTATCTTGTCTTCATATTGTGCTACTTTTTCTCTCCACATAATAATTCCTCCTATCATATTAACAGTTCTATTATACAGAATATTGAAAAAAAGAACACATCACAAGTGATGTGTTCTCACAACAAAATTATTTTAGATCATTTTTGCTTACTGCATTAGGGTTTTGATCAGCGACATCTTTATCCGTTACGATATGGATATTGTTTGCGCCACCTTCGTCATCGAAGTTCTGCTTTTCTTCTTCGACGCTATCTTTTTTTGAAAGCTTATCAGCTAAAGGTGCTGCTTTTTCCTGAACTTTTTGTGTTAAGTTTGCTTTGTAGCTTTCTGGATCTTCTTTTACTTTGTTAATTTCTTCTTTCGCTACTTGCTGTAAGTTCGTTGCTTTTTCTTTGGCAGTATCTGCGTAACTTTTCGGGTCTTGCTTCGCTTTATTATACTCATCTAATAATTTGTCTCTATTTTCTTTCTTTGATAGGACTGCTGCTACTGCAGTTCCCC
This region includes:
- a CDS encoding YtxH domain-containing protein, whose product is MANNNKAGLLRAALVIGGTAVAAVLSKKENRDKLLDEYNKAKQDPKSYADTAKEKATNLQQVAKEEINKVKEDPESYKANLTQKVQEKAAPLADKLSKKDSVEEEKQNFDDEGGANNIHIVTDKDVADQNPNAVSKNDLK
- a CDS encoding aminotransferase class I/II-fold pyridoxal phosphate-dependent enzyme, which produces MDFNRVIDRSTTNAVAHEMLSKVYQRKDLMPFWIADMDIAVPETIIHALQERLSHPIYGYTNWNNDQFYQPVRHWYKTRFDLNVLKQDLAYAPSVLFTVTEVIRSVTNEGDGVIVNIPSYNNFLNLINGNKRMIVGCDLYDDEDQYSMDFVQFEYLCQMPQNKVFLFCNPHNPTGKVFTEEEILKIIEICEKHNVYIISDEIHMDFVRHGKHQSLVKYMSQYDKMVVTTCLGKTFNISGIPHAYYITKDSYMRELLQTKIGSVYGISSPNILGLTAIRTAYMECGPWVDALNEHIESNMIKVETFINERLSDVLVFRRPHSTFLAWINFEASGFSEMDVQDALQNIGRIAVGIGNTYELTESTHFRLNVACSEEKLEQGLAAIEKAFSYLKENAVD
- a CDS encoding amino acid ABC transporter substrate-binding protein, which gives rise to MKKLFIVLTALLFVLAACGSSEEGSKKDGKTLTVGTEGTYAPFTYHDKDGKLTGYDVEVTEAVAKKAGYKVKFVETQWDSMFSGLNSGRFDTIANQVGINAERKDKYNFSKPYTYSEGVLVVRKNNDSIQSFDDVKGKKLAQTLTSNYGKLAKDKGAEITSVEGFNQAIEMVLSNRVEGTFNDKLSVLDYQQQKKTADIKLITGDAEKSQSGFVFTKKTDKTVIEDVNKALDELHKDGTLTKISKKWFGEDVSKA
- a CDS encoding amino acid ABC transporter permease translates to MFLKLNEEQLHALDAAKQAFEPMLWGLIKYSIPITIATFIIGLIIAIITALMRVSRNKFARSISRIYVSIIRGTPMLVQLFIIFYGIPEVGRLITGNPDIKLNIAPVVAAIIGLSLNVGAYASEIIRGGILSIPEGQKEAAYSIGMSEWMTMKRIVLPQAIRVSIPALGNTFLSLIKDTSLLGFILVAEMFRKAQEVAATTYEFLSIYVLVGLMYWVVCFIISVVQGQYESRIERKYQR
- the trmB gene encoding tRNA (guanosine(46)-N7)-methyltransferase TrmB, whose amino-acid sequence is MRMRNKPWAEDFLLQHEDIVSIDLARKDHIVDWFEQVQPIHIEVGSGMGRFITEMAKAHPEINYIGIERDKNVMIRIVEKAVEQNIRNLRLLTVDAEKLTEIFNAGEIDRIYLNFSDPWPKVRHAKRRLTHENFLKVYETILNKDGEIHFKTDNQALFEYSIESMSHYGMKLKNINLNLHDNEPVDNIRTEYEDKFSNKGFRINRLEARF
- a CDS encoding M42 family metallopeptidase → MTKIMETIKTLTELHGAPGHEYQVRDYLKERLTAYADEVLQDGLGGVYFLKKSANPDAKKVMIAAHMDEVGFMVTHITDNGMLKFTPLGGWPEDVLQAQRMKVLARDGKEYTGIIGSLPKHFRTGNEGTPQISDMMLDIGAENKEMVNEMGIAPGDTIVPEVEFKQLTDHRFLCKAWDNRYGCTIIIDVMERLKDVALPFDLYIGANVQEEVGLRGAGPAANMIQPDVAFVVDCSPANDMAGSSSDNGRLGAGTLLRIIDRTMILKPSFKTLMQETYEAHNINYQYYQSPGGTDGGQIHISNEGVPTAVVGVPARYIHSNHTIFDIRDYEAARDGMLALLSRLDDETIQCLKQN
- a CDS encoding phosphotransferase family protein; the protein is MEHFYQLGWTLDSAGGASGEAYMAEQDGRKLFLKRNSSPFLAALSAEGIVPKLVWTKRIETGEVVTAQHWKNGRSLTHMEMKSERVALLLKKIHRSKPLLNMLKRLEMKPMDPELLLNKINSSLSRNVLTHHTVRKALIYLEEHMPQLERKFYTVCHGDVNHNNWLLSDQDELFLVDWEGAMIADPAIDIGMILYTYGDTIDWQSWLATYGIEYTLDLEKRMKWYTIIQAIAMIEWYEEKSRYHDLNDWLKFLDDVLNLNRFI
- the pepV gene encoding dipeptidase PepV, whose product is MWREKVAQYEDKIIEDLTGLLNIRSVRDDSLADEEHPVGPGPREALDYMYKLAQRDGFNTHDVDHIAGRIEAGKGERIFGILGHVDVVPEGSGWDTDPFNATVTEDRIIARGTLDDKGPTIAAYYAVKILEDMQVDWKKRIHIIIGTDEESEWKCTDRYFETEPMPDLGIAPDADFPLIHGEKGFSSFDIIQTSDEESEKTPEVVLKALKSGERYNMVPDHAEAQLSVNEQMAYVIQSFEGFLKDYSLEGKHYVDNGQLKLEIEGKSVHGMEPFKGINAGLYLIHFLNTLDLDKKAKAFVALGDDKLFDSHFGEKLDVAIETEELGKLTTNIGIISYTDVDGGVYGVNLRYPNGFEFDQEIDKLSQTLAPYFEIEVTKHQVPHYVDKNDPFVMKLLQAYRNQTGDMTEPYTIGGGTYARTMEKGVAFGAMFKDSEDLMHQKNEYITKKQLFDATAIYLEAIHSVCVEEA